A genomic window from Candidatus Binatia bacterium includes:
- a CDS encoding wax ester/triacylglycerol synthase family O-acyltransferase — protein sequence MSSYNYDRLSAQDYSFLTFEKGGVHMHVASVQIFEAGPMRTESGGVNIRAIRKATESVLHLIPRYRQRLAWTPVEGRPVWVDDAEFNLGYHIRHTSLPRPGDTEQLKHLAARIMSQPLDRTRPLWESWVVEGLEGGDRFAIVSKMHHCMMDGSSGVDLAHILLSPVPQTDTPKPVAYIPRPVPTGYELLRDSVGRALSAPIEAVHGLQEFANASADLRDELRVRIDALRELAGWVVKGASDTPMNGKLGPHRRFDWLTMPLDDVKALSKRLHCTVNDVILATVSGAVRTFLIHRRVDPERIDFRVSAPVSVRREEDRGKMGNHVSSWIVRLPIDLSDPLDRLRGIHAITQDLKASNQALGVEMMMAMAEWTPSVVLSLGARAASGPINMIVTNVPGPQIPLYLLGARLLEAFPLVPLLENTGLGIALFSYDGRLCWGFNGEYERLADMRRFVEAVQAAFEELRAAAPAPKEPAAVVEEPQSRVAAAK from the coding sequence ATGTCGTCTTACAATTATGATCGCTTGTCCGCGCAGGATTACTCCTTCCTGACGTTCGAAAAGGGTGGCGTGCACATGCACGTCGCCTCCGTGCAGATCTTCGAAGCGGGCCCTATGCGTACTGAGAGCGGAGGCGTCAACATCCGGGCGATCCGCAAGGCCACCGAGTCCGTCCTGCACCTCATCCCGCGCTACCGACAACGTCTCGCGTGGACGCCGGTCGAAGGACGGCCGGTGTGGGTCGACGATGCGGAGTTCAATCTCGGCTACCACATCCGCCACACGAGCCTACCGCGGCCGGGCGATACCGAGCAGCTGAAGCACCTGGCCGCGCGCATCATGTCGCAGCCGCTCGATCGCACACGCCCGCTGTGGGAGTCGTGGGTCGTCGAAGGCCTCGAGGGCGGAGACCGTTTCGCCATCGTGAGCAAGATGCACCACTGCATGATGGACGGCAGCTCCGGTGTCGATCTGGCGCACATCCTCCTCTCCCCGGTTCCCCAGACCGATACCCCGAAGCCGGTGGCGTACATCCCACGGCCCGTTCCGACCGGCTACGAACTTCTGCGGGACTCGGTCGGCCGTGCTCTGAGCGCCCCGATTGAAGCTGTCCACGGTCTCCAGGAATTCGCCAACGCCAGCGCTGACCTCCGCGACGAGCTCCGCGTACGCATCGACGCGCTGCGCGAGCTCGCGGGCTGGGTCGTGAAGGGGGCATCCGACACCCCGATGAACGGGAAGCTCGGCCCCCACCGGCGGTTCGATTGGCTGACCATGCCTCTCGACGACGTGAAGGCCCTCAGCAAGCGCCTTCACTGCACCGTGAACGACGTGATCCTCGCGACCGTCAGCGGCGCCGTGCGGACCTTCCTGATCCATCGTCGGGTCGACCCGGAACGGATCGATTTCCGTGTCTCCGCGCCCGTGAGCGTCCGCCGCGAAGAAGACCGCGGCAAGATGGGCAACCACGTATCGTCATGGATCGTGAGGCTGCCCATCGACCTGTCCGACCCGCTGGACCGCCTTCGCGGAATTCACGCCATCACCCAGGATCTCAAGGCCTCGAACCAGGCGCTCGGCGTCGAGATGATGATGGCGATGGCCGAGTGGACGCCTTCGGTCGTGCTCTCGCTCGGGGCGCGCGCGGCGTCGGGCCCCATCAACATGATCGTGACGAACGTCCCCGGGCCGCAGATTCCGCTGTATCTACTCGGCGCTCGGCTCCTCGAGGCCTTCCCTCTCGTGCCCCTGCTCGAGAATACGGGCCTCGGAATCGCACTGTTCAGCTACGACGGGCGGCTCTGCTGGGGGTTCAACGGAGAATACGAGCGGCTGGCCGACATGCGACGCTTCGTCGAGGCGGTCCAGGCGGCGTTCGAGGAACTCCGCGCGGCCGCGCCCGCCCCCAAAGAGCCCGCAGCGGTCGTCGAAGAACCGCAGTCGCGCGTGGCGGCCGCGAAGTAG
- a CDS encoding alpha/beta hydrolase has translation MVSWIFLAVSIVGLAFTLSARFRFRLGPALVPYFFAGWLTSELALVHLAWQALATVLFAAAGALDSWPGILGLFLTFGSWWGLLGVQSKAGEARETFAKVLGEGLGAEFARPEPGASLSRLARPFGFKDSRVERIRDIAYGEAGKRNLLDVYRPASRPEGCPVLLQIHGGAWTVGQKDQQGLPLMTHLASNGWVCFAPNYRLSPKATWPDHLVDVKRALAWIRENGAEYGADPNLVVVTGGSAGGHLAAMVALSENDPQYQPGFEHVDTSVAACVPFYGVYDFLDRNGVRGSNSMTPFAERLVMKCSPVAERDRWEAASPVSLIHEDAPPFFVIHGTHDSLVFVEEARLFVDNLQHVSKNPVLYAELDEAQHAFEIFHSERSTQAVRAVTVFAEAVRAGKISRQQPGVRRAG, from the coding sequence ATGGTTTCGTGGATCTTTTTGGCGGTGAGCATCGTTGGTCTGGCGTTCACTCTGAGTGCGCGTTTCCGGTTCCGGCTGGGGCCGGCGCTGGTGCCCTATTTCTTTGCCGGGTGGCTCACGAGCGAACTGGCTCTGGTGCACCTGGCCTGGCAGGCCCTAGCTACGGTGCTGTTTGCCGCGGCCGGGGCCCTGGACTCCTGGCCGGGCATATTGGGTCTCTTTTTGACCTTCGGCTCGTGGTGGGGGCTCCTCGGAGTCCAGAGCAAAGCTGGCGAAGCGCGTGAGACCTTTGCCAAGGTCCTCGGCGAAGGGCTCGGCGCGGAGTTCGCGCGCCCGGAACCGGGGGCATCGCTCAGCCGCCTCGCGCGACCCTTCGGCTTCAAGGATTCCAGAGTCGAGCGGATTCGCGACATCGCATACGGCGAAGCGGGGAAGCGCAACCTCCTCGACGTCTATCGCCCGGCCTCGCGTCCTGAAGGCTGCCCCGTCCTCCTCCAGATCCACGGTGGCGCCTGGACCGTCGGACAGAAGGATCAACAGGGCTTGCCGCTCATGACGCATCTCGCCTCCAACGGGTGGGTTTGCTTCGCGCCGAACTATCGTCTCAGCCCCAAGGCGACCTGGCCCGACCATCTCGTGGATGTGAAGCGTGCACTCGCCTGGATTCGTGAGAACGGGGCCGAGTACGGCGCCGACCCGAATCTCGTCGTGGTCACGGGTGGATCCGCGGGGGGCCATCTCGCCGCAATGGTGGCGCTGTCCGAGAACGATCCGCAGTACCAACCCGGATTCGAACACGTGGATACCTCCGTCGCGGCCTGCGTACCGTTTTACGGTGTGTACGACTTCCTCGATCGCAACGGTGTTCGGGGCTCGAACTCAATGACCCCGTTTGCCGAACGCCTGGTGATGAAGTGCTCGCCCGTGGCGGAGCGAGACCGCTGGGAGGCGGCGAGCCCTGTATCGCTCATTCATGAGGATGCGCCGCCGTTCTTCGTCATCCATGGCACTCACGACTCGCTGGTCTTCGTCGAGGAGGCCCGGCTGTTCGTAGACAACCTTCAGCACGTCTCGAAGAACCCCGTATTGTACGCGGAGCTCGACGAAGCGCAGCATGCCTTCGAGATCTTCCACTCCGAGCGATCGACGCAGGCCGTGCGAGCGGTGACCGTGTTCGCGGAGGCCGTGCGCGCCGGCAAGATCAGCCGGCAGCAGCCGGGTGTGCGCCGAGCCGGCTGA
- a CDS encoding sigma-70 family RNA polymerase sigma factor: protein MDSSKPGGDLDDTDVVALVQGGDREAFGILVARYQKMVFALAQRMTGSPQEAQDVVQTSFLNAFRQIGNFRGEASFKTWVYGVALNECRMLYRKSGRTVGMDSVAEPVAPKTGGHALDRLVLGKMVGRLPEKQKAAVVLRICDDLPFRDIGEILGTSEASAKVNYFHAVKKLRGWVLPNPDDDGADS from the coding sequence ATGGATTCCTCGAAGCCGGGGGGCGATCTCGATGACACCGACGTCGTTGCACTCGTGCAGGGCGGAGATCGAGAAGCCTTCGGTATATTGGTTGCCAGGTATCAGAAGATGGTCTTCGCATTGGCCCAACGTATGACTGGGAGCCCGCAAGAGGCTCAGGACGTCGTGCAGACGTCCTTCCTGAACGCCTTCCGTCAGATCGGAAACTTCCGCGGCGAGGCGTCCTTCAAGACCTGGGTTTACGGCGTCGCGCTCAACGAATGCCGAATGCTCTACCGAAAGTCCGGCCGCACCGTTGGAATGGACTCGGTCGCGGAACCGGTTGCGCCGAAGACGGGCGGACACGCCTTGGATCGGCTCGTACTTGGGAAGATGGTCGGTCGCCTGCCGGAAAAGCAGAAAGCTGCAGTCGTTCTTCGGATCTGTGATGACCTGCCCTTCCGAGACATCGGCGAGATCCTCGGCACGTCGGAGGCGTCGGCGAAGGTGAACTACTTTCACGCCGTCAAGAAGCTTCGAGGGTGGGTGCTTCCCAACCCGGACGACGACGGAGCGGACTCGTGA
- the lpxA gene encoding acyl-ACP--UDP-N-acetylglucosamine O-acyltransferase, protein MTSTLIHPRALVSPEAELAADVSVGPFTVIEAGVRIGAGTRIQAQSYICSGTTLGRDNVVHMGVFLGNEPQDLGYDGAPTGLTIGDRNVFREGCTVHRGTAAGTETRIGSDCFFMANTHVAHNCTVADHVMLANGALLGGHVEVGDRAFVSGNAVVHQHTRVGRLAMLQGLCAASRDVPPFCIAADVNTLRGVNVVGLRRAGLERPRIIAVRKAYRALFFGRPNLGRARAKLQSELEGEAGTTPELAQLFEFLDGGRHGFCSAEPRARVQATEPPPDDG, encoded by the coding sequence GTGACCTCGACGCTGATCCACCCGCGCGCGCTCGTCAGTCCCGAAGCCGAGCTTGCGGCGGACGTCTCGGTCGGGCCCTTCACCGTCATCGAAGCCGGTGTGCGGATCGGCGCCGGTACGAGAATTCAGGCGCAGTCCTACATCTGTAGCGGGACGACGCTGGGTCGAGACAACGTCGTCCACATGGGTGTGTTCCTCGGCAACGAGCCGCAGGATCTCGGCTACGACGGCGCGCCGACCGGTTTGACGATCGGGGACCGAAACGTCTTTCGCGAGGGATGTACGGTGCACCGGGGTACGGCTGCCGGCACGGAGACACGCATCGGCAGCGATTGTTTCTTCATGGCGAACACCCACGTTGCCCACAACTGCACGGTGGCGGATCACGTGATGCTCGCGAACGGTGCCCTCCTTGGTGGTCACGTCGAGGTGGGAGATCGTGCATTCGTATCTGGCAATGCGGTGGTTCATCAGCATACCCGCGTCGGGCGCCTCGCGATGCTACAGGGGCTGTGCGCGGCGAGCCGGGACGTCCCCCCCTTTTGTATCGCCGCGGACGTGAACACGTTGCGGGGAGTCAATGTGGTGGGGCTGCGGAGAGCGGGTCTCGAGCGGCCACGGATCATCGCAGTGAGGAAGGCCTACCGGGCCCTGTTCTTTGGGCGCCCGAACCTCGGCCGGGCGCGCGCGAAGCTGCAAAGCGAGCTCGAAGGGGAAGCTGGAACGACACCAGAGCTTGCACAACTGTTCGAGTTCCTGGATGGCGGACGCCATGGCTTCTGCTCTGCTGAACCGCGGGCGCGGGTCCAAGCGACCGAGCCTCCGCCGGACGATGGTTGA
- a CDS encoding DNA gyrase inhibitor YacG, translating to MRRIQCPQCGAGVIWKEAKSRPFCSERCRLIDLGSWLDERYVIPGEPGGVPDDDGDESS from the coding sequence ATGAGAAGGATTCAGTGTCCACAGTGCGGCGCAGGGGTGATCTGGAAGGAGGCGAAATCCCGTCCCTTCTGTTCCGAGCGATGCCGATTGATCGATCTGGGTTCGTGGCTGGATGAGCGGTACGTCATTCCCGGAGAGCCGGGGGGCGTGCCCGACGACGATGGAGATGAATCCTCGTGA
- a CDS encoding uroporphyrinogen-III synthase: MGKLEGLTIVAFERRRAVELERLLARHQATLVSAPALREIPLSENPEALRLVDELQSGTIGAIILLTGVGTRALVEAVESRCPQPQFIELLRSVPLIARGPKPVAALRELGLTARLRAPEPNTWREILAELDKSFPVEGLRVAVQEYGRTNPHLTAGLEARGATPLPIPVYRWGLPEDLGPLHGAIERLIRGDAQVVVFTTAVQLDHLLEVAGEAADEVVRALRENTVVASIGPSATEALVEKGITPEIEPEHPKLGYLVAAIAERAAALVAGKARPGS, from the coding sequence GTGGGGAAGCTCGAAGGGCTGACGATCGTGGCGTTCGAGCGGCGAAGAGCCGTGGAGCTCGAGCGGCTACTCGCACGACACCAGGCAACCTTGGTCTCCGCGCCCGCGCTTCGGGAGATCCCGCTCTCCGAGAACCCCGAGGCTCTCCGCCTTGTCGACGAGCTCCAGTCGGGGACCATCGGCGCGATCATCCTCCTGACCGGAGTCGGCACGCGAGCGCTCGTGGAAGCCGTCGAGTCCCGATGCCCGCAGCCGCAGTTTATCGAGCTGCTCCGGAGCGTCCCTCTGATCGCGCGCGGACCGAAGCCCGTCGCGGCGCTCCGCGAGCTCGGCCTGACCGCCAGACTCCGCGCGCCGGAGCCCAATACGTGGAGAGAGATCCTGGCCGAACTCGACAAGAGCTTCCCCGTCGAGGGCCTGCGCGTAGCCGTCCAGGAGTATGGCCGCACGAATCCTCATCTCACGGCCGGACTCGAAGCCCGCGGCGCGACCCCGCTCCCGATCCCCGTCTATCGGTGGGGCCTCCCAGAAGACCTCGGGCCGCTGCACGGCGCCATCGAGCGGCTGATCCGCGGCGACGCGCAGGTCGTCGTCTTCACGACCGCTGTTCAGCTCGATCACCTTCTCGAGGTCGCGGGGGAAGCGGCCGACGAGGTCGTGCGAGCCCTCCGAGAGAACACCGTCGTGGCCTCGATCGGCCCGTCGGCGACGGAGGCCCTTGTAGAGAAGGGGATCACGCCCGAGATCGAGCCGGAGCATCCGAAGCTCGGCTACCTCGTAGCCGCGATCGCCGAACGAGCAGCTGCGCTGGTCGCCGGCAAGGCCCGCCCCGGCTCGTGA
- the hemE gene encoding uroporphyrinogen decarboxylase: MSSDAPFLLACRRQKTPFTPIWIMRQAGRYLPEYRAVRQRFSFLELCKTPEAAAEVTIQPIDLVGTDAAILFADILLILEPLGLGLEFSPGDGPSLANPIRSPEQVAKMPRPDVQDSLSYVYETIRQVRSGLADRVPLIGFAGAPFTLASYAIEGGGSRNYLTTKRFLLEHPEAWNELMARLVDVTVDYLSGQVDAGAQALQIFDSWVGHLGPDDYRTSVLPHMQNLFSRLPKSVPVIHFGTGTLGLLELMTRGGGDVIGLDWRVPLSEGWRRIGHDHAVQGNLDPAILFAPFPVIREKVRALLAEADGRPGHIANLGHGVLPNTPVDGVRCLVDTVHELSTGA, from the coding sequence ATGAGCTCCGACGCCCCATTCCTCCTCGCTTGCCGACGCCAGAAGACGCCGTTCACGCCAATCTGGATCATGCGCCAAGCCGGCCGCTACCTGCCCGAATACCGCGCCGTCCGCCAGCGGTTCAGCTTCCTCGAACTGTGCAAGACACCTGAGGCGGCGGCCGAGGTCACGATACAGCCGATCGATCTCGTCGGGACCGACGCGGCCATCCTCTTTGCCGACATCCTGCTCATCCTGGAACCGCTGGGCCTCGGTCTCGAGTTCTCGCCGGGCGACGGGCCATCCCTCGCCAACCCCATTCGGAGCCCCGAGCAGGTCGCAAAGATGCCGCGGCCCGACGTTCAGGACTCGCTCTCCTACGTCTACGAGACCATCCGCCAGGTGCGCAGCGGGCTCGCCGACCGGGTGCCGCTCATCGGCTTTGCCGGTGCGCCGTTCACCCTGGCCTCCTACGCGATCGAAGGCGGCGGCTCGCGCAACTACCTCACCACGAAGCGCTTCCTCCTCGAGCACCCCGAGGCCTGGAACGAACTCATGGCACGGCTCGTCGACGTCACGGTCGACTACCTGAGCGGACAGGTCGACGCGGGCGCGCAGGCTCTGCAGATCTTCGACAGCTGGGTCGGCCACCTCGGCCCGGACGACTACCGAACGTCCGTACTGCCCCACATGCAGAACCTCTTCTCGCGGCTTCCGAAGAGCGTTCCCGTGATCCACTTTGGCACCGGAACGCTGGGACTGCTCGAGTTGATGACCCGAGGGGGCGGTGACGTGATCGGCCTCGACTGGCGCGTTCCGCTCTCCGAGGGTTGGCGCCGCATCGGACACGACCACGCCGTGCAAGGAAATCTCGACCCGGCGATTCTGTTCGCGCCCTTCCCGGTGATCCGAGAGAAGGTGCGTGCGCTGCTCGCGGAGGCCGACGGACGCCCGGGTCACATCGCCAATCTCGGGCACGGCGTCCTTCCGAACACGCCGGTAGACGGGGTTCGCTGCCTGGTCGATACCGTGCACGAGCTCAGTACGGGAGCGTGA
- the hemG gene encoding protoporphyrinogen oxidase yields the protein MEAQQRPRLVVIGAGITGLAAAHRAWEKSGDSVDVRVLEASPRAGGVIATEKQGELLLEGGPDSFVTDKPGAINLCRRIGLEDEIHPTQEQFRKTLIVSRGRLHSMPDAFQLMAPAKLGPFLRSPVLSWKGRLTALKDLVLPRGGPAEGGDESLASFVRRRLGDEVLDRIAQPMIGGIYTADPETLSLASTMPRFIDMERDHRSVVLALAARMRQAPNEAASGPRYGIFVSLRGGIGALVERLVERLPPGALRTNAPVARMTRDEAGPRPWKVHLENGDAEEADAVIVSAPAQRASTLLSDFDGALGAGLGEIAYSSAAIVSLAYRRADVPFAPKAFGFVVPFVEGRKIIAGSFSSIKYAGRAPEDQLLVRIFVGGALQPEVLENDDTALAALVREELRDLLGIRSEPSLTRIHRWPSSMPQYYVGHAGRVRQLEQQAAAHPGLALAGNAYHGVGLADCIRDGEEASARMLGYLQTSGRSEGPVTT from the coding sequence ATGGAGGCCCAGCAGCGCCCACGCCTCGTCGTAATCGGCGCCGGAATCACGGGCCTCGCCGCCGCGCACCGGGCCTGGGAGAAATCGGGCGACAGCGTCGACGTGCGAGTTCTCGAGGCATCTCCGCGCGCCGGTGGCGTGATCGCGACCGAGAAGCAGGGGGAACTCCTCCTCGAGGGCGGGCCGGATTCGTTCGTCACCGACAAGCCCGGCGCGATCAACTTGTGCCGCCGAATCGGGCTCGAGGACGAGATCCACCCCACCCAAGAGCAGTTCCGCAAGACGCTGATCGTGTCCCGAGGACGCCTACACTCGATGCCCGACGCGTTTCAGTTGATGGCACCAGCAAAGCTCGGCCCGTTCCTGCGATCCCCGGTCCTCTCGTGGAAGGGGCGTCTGACCGCGCTGAAGGATCTGGTCCTTCCGCGCGGGGGACCCGCCGAAGGTGGCGACGAGAGTCTCGCGTCCTTCGTGCGCCGACGCCTCGGGGACGAGGTCCTCGACCGAATCGCACAGCCGATGATCGGCGGGATTTACACCGCCGACCCCGAGACGCTCTCCCTGGCCTCCACGATGCCGCGCTTCATCGACATGGAACGCGATCACCGAAGCGTGGTACTCGCGCTCGCAGCCCGGATGCGTCAAGCGCCGAACGAAGCGGCGAGCGGACCTCGGTACGGAATCTTCGTCTCTCTGCGCGGCGGGATCGGTGCCCTCGTCGAGAGGCTCGTCGAACGGCTCCCGCCGGGGGCCTTGCGAACGAATGCTCCGGTCGCCCGGATGACGCGAGACGAAGCCGGGCCGCGTCCTTGGAAAGTACACCTCGAGAACGGCGACGCCGAAGAGGCCGACGCGGTCATCGTGAGCGCACCGGCCCAACGGGCGTCGACCCTGCTGTCCGACTTCGACGGCGCACTCGGGGCGGGACTCGGGGAGATCGCCTACTCCTCCGCGGCGATCGTGTCCCTCGCGTATCGACGCGCCGATGTTCCGTTCGCGCCCAAGGCGTTCGGATTCGTGGTTCCCTTCGTTGAAGGACGAAAGATCATTGCGGGGTCGTTCTCCAGCATCAAATACGCCGGCCGCGCACCCGAGGATCAACTCCTTGTTCGCATCTTCGTCGGCGGAGCGCTCCAGCCCGAGGTCCTGGAGAACGACGATACCGCGCTCGCCGCCCTCGTCCGTGAAGAGCTTCGCGACCTCCTCGGGATCCGATCGGAACCGAGCCTCACGCGGATCCACCGATGGCCGTCCTCCATGCCGCAGTACTACGTCGGGCACGCGGGCCGAGTCCGCCAACTCGAGCAACAAGCCGCCGCCCACCCCGGGCTTGCACTCGCCGGGAACGCCTACCATGGTGTCGGCCTCGCCGACTGCATTCGAGATGGAGAGGAGGCCAGCGCACGGATGCTCGGCTATCTCCAGACAAGCGGACGCTCCGAGGGACCAGTCACCACATGA
- the tmk gene encoding dTMP kinase has product MNRFITIEGVEGAGKTTQAARLADVLRREGHDVVLTREPGGTDLGRRLRHLLLDESSLAPTPQTELLLYLADRAEHVQRLIQPALEKGSVVIADRFSDSMVAYQGHGRGVPVETVRSLDDFARGGIEPALTFVLDLPPEEGLERIRATRSGDRLENEDIEFHRRVRAGFQTIAAEYPQRVTVLDARSDVPAVAAEIAALARKHLGAPA; this is encoded by the coding sequence ATGAACCGATTCATCACCATCGAGGGCGTCGAGGGCGCGGGGAAGACGACGCAAGCCGCGCGACTTGCCGACGTACTCCGGCGCGAAGGGCACGACGTCGTCCTGACCCGCGAGCCCGGGGGAACGGATCTCGGGCGCCGGCTTCGGCACCTCCTCCTGGACGAGTCGTCTCTCGCACCGACGCCGCAGACCGAGCTTCTCCTCTATCTGGCCGATCGCGCCGAGCACGTTCAGCGCCTCATCCAGCCGGCGCTGGAGAAGGGCTCGGTCGTCATCGCCGACCGCTTCTCCGACTCGATGGTCGCCTATCAGGGCCACGGGCGAGGCGTGCCCGTCGAGACGGTTCGCAGCCTCGACGACTTCGCCCGCGGGGGCATCGAGCCCGCGCTCACCTTCGTGCTCGACCTCCCTCCCGAAGAGGGCCTCGAGCGCATCCGCGCCACCCGTTCCGGCGACCGCCTAGAGAACGAGGACATCGAGTTTCACCGCCGCGTACGAGCGGGGTTCCAAACCATCGCGGCGGAGTACCCCCAGCGGGTCACCGTGCTCGACGCGCGCAGCGACGTACCCGCCGTCGCGGCCGAGATTGCCGCACTGGCTCGCAAGCATCTCGGAGCGCCCGCGTGA
- the holB gene encoding DNA polymerase III subunit delta': protein MTFESIRGQDGAIQSIRRALGRGRLSHALIFAGPGGVGKGMAAHALATALFCKNDPGLGCGACEDCHLMETGGHPDLFVEDLARAREEKPTASRLSIDQIRRTRSQLAMRGVRGNKKVGLIDQAELLSIDAQNALLKTLEEPPGETTLVLVSTNADALLTTIRSRCQTLLFAPLERELLQELLVNDGTDPEVAKHAAALAEGSLDRARSLAAEGGLEYTAELRGKLATLPKLRLPQVLDLAAELAAPRGEKGQAQQQLNRATVLDWCRDQLLEAARATESTDAAGTDDEAEAHDRLHEIRRALRRADRAYAINREFERNANSHLAWDRLLLDLRESR, encoded by the coding sequence GTGACCTTCGAGTCGATTCGAGGTCAGGACGGAGCCATCCAATCAATCCGTCGTGCTCTCGGGCGCGGCCGCCTCTCCCACGCGCTCATCTTCGCGGGGCCCGGGGGCGTCGGCAAAGGCATGGCGGCACACGCACTCGCGACGGCCCTCTTCTGCAAGAACGACCCCGGACTGGGCTGCGGCGCCTGCGAAGACTGCCACCTAATGGAGACGGGGGGCCATCCCGATCTCTTCGTCGAGGATCTGGCCCGTGCCCGGGAAGAGAAGCCGACGGCCAGCCGACTCTCGATCGACCAGATCCGGCGGACGAGGTCCCAGCTCGCGATGCGCGGCGTTCGCGGGAACAAGAAGGTGGGCCTGATCGACCAGGCGGAGCTGCTCTCGATCGACGCGCAGAACGCGCTGCTGAAGACGCTCGAGGAACCGCCCGGCGAAACGACCCTCGTGCTCGTCTCCACGAACGCCGACGCGCTGCTCACGACCATTCGGTCCCGCTGCCAGACCCTCCTGTTTGCACCTCTCGAGCGAGAACTCCTGCAGGAACTCCTGGTGAACGACGGAACCGATCCTGAGGTCGCCAAGCACGCCGCCGCACTCGCCGAGGGTAGCCTCGATCGCGCGCGATCACTCGCCGCCGAGGGAGGACTCGAGTACACCGCCGAACTTCGCGGTAAGCTCGCAACACTACCGAAACTCAGGCTCCCCCAAGTGCTCGATCTCGCCGCGGAGCTGGCGGCGCCACGCGGCGAGAAGGGGCAGGCGCAGCAACAGCTGAACCGGGCGACGGTGCTCGATTGGTGCCGGGACCAGCTTCTCGAAGCAGCCCGCGCCACCGAGTCGACGGACGCCGCAGGCACCGACGACGAAGCCGAAGCCCACGATCGGCTGCACGAGATTCGTCGGGCGCTCCGGCGAGCCGATCGCGCCTATGCTATCAACCGGGAGTTCGAGAGGAACGCGAACTCCCACCTCGCCTGGGACCGCCTGCTCTTGGATCTGCGCGAATCTCGTTAG
- the ricT gene encoding regulatory iron-sulfur-containing complex subunit RicT: protein MEETHEQEAPEVAPTADVVDVRFRVPGRARAFDATRVETRAQDLVVVETDRGPELGEVMAPARPRWPNEAKTKLPRVLRTADANDIKRADHNRLQERAAEQHFAEQARALKIRAKLSRVDYRFDGGKAVFYFIGDDRLDARGLARDLAQKLHTRVEMRQLGPRDATRIVGGIGPCGRELCCSSWMRDFGPVSIKMAKAQDLSMNPSKLAGMCGRLKCCLRYEYDTYLTLRRSLPRIGKKVKSIKGNGVIVRQVLLKQSVQIELEDGEVVECSLEELVERRPPEAKS from the coding sequence ATGGAAGAAACCCACGAACAGGAAGCCCCCGAGGTCGCTCCGACGGCAGACGTCGTCGACGTCCGCTTTCGCGTTCCCGGTCGAGCCCGCGCATTCGACGCCACCCGGGTCGAGACCCGCGCCCAAGACCTCGTCGTCGTCGAGACGGACCGAGGTCCGGAGCTCGGCGAGGTCATGGCACCCGCTCGGCCTCGCTGGCCGAACGAAGCCAAGACGAAGCTGCCTCGCGTCCTTCGGACGGCCGACGCGAACGACATCAAGCGCGCGGACCACAACCGTCTTCAAGAACGGGCTGCCGAACAGCACTTCGCCGAGCAGGCGCGAGCCCTCAAAATACGCGCGAAGCTAAGCCGAGTCGACTATCGCTTCGACGGCGGCAAGGCCGTCTTCTATTTCATCGGAGACGACCGACTCGACGCTCGGGGTCTCGCCCGCGATCTCGCGCAGAAGCTCCATACACGGGTCGAGATGAGACAGCTGGGCCCGCGCGACGCGACGCGCATAGTCGGCGGGATCGGCCCCTGCGGCCGAGAGCTCTGCTGCAGTAGCTGGATGCGCGACTTCGGGCCGGTGTCGATCAAGATGGCCAAGGCGCAGGACTTGTCGATGAACCCGTCGAAGCTCGCCGGGATGTGTGGCCGCCTCAAGTGCTGCCTCCGCTACGAGTACGACACCTACCTGACGCTTCGCCGATCCCTGCCCCGGATCGGCAAGAAGGTGAAGAGCATCAAAGGGAACGGCGTCATCGTACGCCAGGTATTGCTGAAGCAGTCCGTCCAGATCGAGCTGGAAGACGGTGAAGTCGTGGAGTGCTCCCTCGAAGAGTTGGTCGAACGCCGGCCGCCGGAAGCGAAATCGTAA